From the genome of Streptomyces sp. NBC_01260, one region includes:
- the mgtA gene encoding magnesium-translocating P-type ATPase encodes MSSVPENAAAAGTGDRSAVVVPMPGATAGPPAAARPPAAPTSLQVLRSLDSGPRGLLEAEADERLTRFGENILPAWRPVPWPLRFLRTLRDPFTSVLFCLGLVSAAVNAWGTASVTLVLVVVSCVLRSAEEHRADRATAALRELVATTATALRRSGPDAAPQARDIPVGELVPGDVIRLGPGDLVPADVQLLRASGLTVHQSALTGESAPVGKHPADAGQREGAAAALHSVPDAGAGVFAQRQLCFQGSSVASGSGTAVVVATGGDTRFAAAYDRSAHRRGASAFDRSVQGISWTLIRFMLLTPPLVLMANAALRGRGLETLPFAVAVAVGLTPEMLPVIVTTALARGASQLARNSGVIVKRLPALHDLGAIDVLCLDKTGTLTQDRPVVDRSLDRTGNPDPEALHWAAVNALWTLQLADLPAPDALDEAVLDASEQQEGPLSGLGGGTPRTAVGSYDAVAALPFDPVRRLSTAVVRLPGGFGTHVLVTKGSVEAVLERCDLDPEERERLAVVAAREAAEGLRLLAVARTERPARLGTYTPADEHGLAFLGFVALRDALTPSAADALEVLTRRGVAVKVLTGDHPGTAARACRDLGLDPGQVVSAEEVDALSEPELARAADRATVFARCTPGHKARIVAALRTSGHTTGFLGDGVNDLPALHAADVGICPRNAVDVVRETADVVLAEKDLGAMDHAITAGRRSTGNIATYLRITLSSNLGNVIAMLAAGLLLPFLPMLPAQVLVQNLCFDAAQLAFAFDRPASSVLRRPTELRPRDFLRFITGFGLLNAAADLATFAVLALALHDSRSDGQAAFHSGWFTENLLTQALVMLLLRTGRRAAKDRTGGPLRAAAAGLAVVGVLLPLTPLGPPLGMSALPPLYYLLLASVLALYAYGLAAARNRYERKHGLS; translated from the coding sequence ATGAGCTCGGTGCCTGAGAACGCTGCCGCGGCGGGGACGGGCGACCGCTCGGCCGTCGTCGTACCGATGCCCGGCGCCACCGCCGGCCCCCCAGCGGCCGCGCGGCCGCCCGCCGCACCGACCTCGCTCCAGGTCCTGCGTTCGCTGGACAGCGGGCCGCGGGGGCTGCTGGAGGCGGAGGCGGACGAGCGGCTGACCCGGTTCGGCGAGAACATCCTGCCCGCCTGGCGGCCGGTCCCCTGGCCGCTGCGCTTCCTGCGCACCCTGCGGGACCCCTTCACTTCCGTACTGTTCTGCCTCGGGCTGGTGTCGGCCGCGGTGAACGCGTGGGGTACGGCGTCCGTGACGCTGGTGCTCGTGGTGGTCAGCTGTGTGCTGCGGTCCGCGGAGGAGCACCGGGCCGACCGGGCAACGGCCGCGCTGCGCGAGCTGGTCGCGACGACCGCGACGGCGCTGCGGCGCAGCGGCCCCGACGCGGCGCCACAGGCCCGCGACATACCGGTCGGTGAACTCGTGCCGGGTGACGTGATCAGGCTCGGTCCCGGAGACCTCGTACCGGCCGATGTGCAGTTGCTGCGCGCGAGCGGCCTCACCGTGCACCAGTCCGCCCTCACCGGGGAGTCGGCGCCCGTCGGGAAACATCCCGCGGACGCCGGACAGCGGGAAGGGGCCGCCGCCGCGCTGCACAGCGTTCCCGACGCAGGGGCGGGCGTGTTCGCCCAGCGTCAGCTGTGCTTCCAGGGCAGCAGTGTGGCGTCCGGCAGCGGAACGGCGGTCGTGGTCGCGACCGGCGGGGACACCCGGTTCGCCGCCGCCTACGACCGGTCGGCACACCGCCGCGGCGCCAGTGCGTTCGACCGGTCGGTGCAGGGGATCTCCTGGACCTTGATCCGGTTCATGCTGCTCACCCCGCCGCTGGTCCTGATGGCCAATGCCGCGCTGCGCGGGCGGGGGCTGGAGACCCTGCCGTTCGCCGTCGCGGTGGCGGTGGGGCTGACGCCCGAAATGCTGCCGGTCATCGTGACCACGGCGCTGGCCCGGGGTGCTTCGCAGCTCGCACGGAACAGCGGGGTGATCGTCAAGCGGCTGCCCGCGCTGCACGACCTGGGCGCGATCGACGTGCTCTGCCTGGACAAGACCGGCACCCTCACCCAGGACCGGCCCGTCGTCGACCGCTCACTGGACCGGACGGGGAACCCCGATCCTGAGGCGCTGCACTGGGCGGCGGTGAATGCGCTGTGGACGCTCCAGCTCGCCGACCTGCCGGCGCCGGATGCCCTCGACGAGGCGGTGCTGGACGCCTCCGAGCAGCAGGAGGGCCCGCTGTCCGGTCTGGGCGGCGGGACCCCTCGTACCGCTGTCGGGTCGTACGACGCGGTGGCCGCACTGCCCTTCGATCCGGTGCGGCGTCTTTCCACCGCGGTCGTCCGGCTCCCCGGCGGGTTCGGCACTCATGTGCTGGTGACCAAGGGGTCGGTGGAGGCCGTCCTGGAACGGTGCGACCTGGACCCCGAGGAGCGGGAGCGACTGGCCGTCGTGGCGGCGCGCGAGGCCGCCGAAGGGCTGCGGCTGCTCGCCGTCGCCCGTACCGAGCGGCCCGCACGACTCGGTACGTACACGCCGGCGGACGAACACGGACTGGCGTTTCTCGGCTTCGTGGCCCTGCGGGACGCGCTCACGCCGAGCGCTGCGGACGCGCTGGAGGTGCTGACACGCCGGGGTGTCGCCGTGAAGGTGCTCACCGGGGACCATCCGGGCACGGCGGCCCGTGCCTGCCGGGACCTCGGACTGGATCCGGGGCAGGTCGTCTCCGCCGAGGAGGTCGACGCACTGTCCGAGCCGGAGCTCGCCCGCGCGGCCGACCGGGCCACCGTCTTTGCCCGCTGCACCCCTGGCCACAAGGCCCGGATCGTCGCCGCGCTGCGTACCTCGGGGCACACCACGGGATTCCTCGGTGACGGTGTCAACGACCTGCCCGCCCTGCACGCCGCCGATGTGGGCATCTGCCCGCGCAATGCGGTCGACGTGGTGCGGGAGACCGCCGATGTCGTCCTGGCCGAGAAGGACCTCGGTGCCATGGACCACGCGATCACCGCGGGCCGGCGCAGCACCGGCAACATCGCCACGTATCTGCGCATCACGCTCTCCTCGAATCTCGGAAACGTGATCGCGATGCTGGCGGCCGGTCTGCTGCTGCCCTTCCTGCCGATGCTTCCGGCGCAGGTCCTGGTCCAGAACCTCTGTTTCGACGCGGCGCAGCTCGCTTTCGCGTTCGACCGTCCCGCGTCCTCGGTACTGCGGCGGCCGACGGAGCTGCGCCCGCGGGACTTCCTCCGGTTCATCACCGGATTCGGGCTGCTGAACGCCGCCGCCGACCTGGCGACCTTCGCCGTGCTGGCCCTTGCTCTGCACGATTCCCGGTCGGACGGCCAGGCAGCCTTCCACTCCGGATGGTTCACCGAGAACCTCCTCACCCAGGCCCTGGTGATGCTGCTGCTGCGCACCGGCCGGCGTGCCGCCAAGGACCGCACAGGCGGACCACTGCGGGCGGCCGCGGCCGGTCTGGCGGTCGTCGGTGTCCTGCTGCCGCTCACCCCGCTCGGCCCGCCGCTGGGCATGAGCGCACTGCCGCCGCTCTACTACCTGTTGCTCGCCAGCGTCCTCGCGCTGTACGCATACGGCCTCGCAGCGGCGCGCAACCGCTACGAACGGAAACACGGGCTTTCATGA
- a CDS encoding ArsR/SmtB family transcription factor, producing the protein MSTGAGGGFQDPPAEVLAQAAAAFGLLATPARLHIVWALAQGESDVTGLAERVGGTLPSVSQHLTKLKLAGLVRSRREGRRQVYLVDDPGVVTVVRLMVGQLAERAGYPAGQPVRLHELGA; encoded by the coding sequence GTGTCGACAGGTGCCGGCGGCGGTTTCCAGGATCCGCCCGCGGAGGTGCTGGCCCAGGCGGCTGCCGCCTTCGGTCTGCTGGCGACGCCTGCCCGGCTGCACATCGTGTGGGCGCTGGCGCAGGGCGAGAGCGATGTGACGGGCCTCGCGGAGCGGGTGGGCGGCACGCTGCCATCGGTGAGCCAGCATCTGACGAAGCTGAAGCTGGCCGGTCTCGTCCGCTCCCGGCGCGAGGGCCGCCGGCAGGTGTACCTGGTCGACGATCCCGGTGTGGTGACGGTCGTGAGGCTCATGGTCGGCCAGCTCGCGGAGCGGGCCGGGTACCCGGCCGGGCAACCGGTACGTCTCCATGAGCTCGGTGCCTGA
- a CDS encoding GTP-binding protein: MPSEHADSTCEQTAGPAPQTDAMALKILVAGGFGVGKTTLVGAVSEIRPLRTEELLSEAGQSVDDTDGVARKTTTTVAMDFGRITIRSGLSLYLFGTPGQDRFWFLWDELSQGALGAVVLADTRRLEDCFPAVDYFEHRRIPFVVAVNCFAGARSYGEPDVSRALDLDPGTPVVLCDARDRDSGKEVLIRMVEYAGRMHAARLLDSVS, translated from the coding sequence ATGCCATCCGAGCATGCTGACAGCACCTGTGAGCAGACCGCCGGTCCGGCCCCGCAGACTGATGCCATGGCCCTGAAGATCTTGGTCGCCGGAGGGTTCGGGGTCGGCAAGACCACCCTGGTCGGCGCGGTGAGCGAGATCCGGCCGCTGCGGACGGAAGAGCTCCTCAGTGAAGCCGGCCAGTCGGTCGACGACACCGACGGCGTCGCCCGGAAGACCACGACGACCGTCGCGATGGACTTCGGACGCATCACCATCCGGTCCGGCCTCTCGCTGTACCTGTTCGGCACGCCGGGACAGGACCGGTTCTGGTTCCTCTGGGACGAGCTGTCCCAGGGCGCCCTCGGCGCGGTCGTCCTGGCTGACACGCGACGGCTGGAGGACTGCTTTCCGGCCGTCGACTACTTCGAGCACCGCAGGATCCCCTTCGTCGTCGCGGTCAACTGCTTCGCGGGGGCGCGCTCGTACGGCGAACCAGACGTCTCGCGCGCCCTCGATCTCGACCCCGGAACGCCCGTGGTGCTGTGCGACGCCCGCGACCGGGACTCCGGCAAGGAGGTCCTGATCCGCATGGTCGAGTACGCGGGCCGGATGCACGCGGCCCGGCTCCTCGACTCGGTGAGCTGA
- a CDS encoding roadblock/LC7 domain-containing protein, whose translation MALDRGLDWLLDDLTSRVEHIRHALVLSNDGLVTGASTGLAREDAEHLAAVSSGLHSLARGSGRHFRAGKARQTMVEFDEALLFVTAAGDGSCLCVLSEAEADVGQVAYEMTLLVNKVGEHLGVAARRDGSTGINRI comes from the coding sequence ATGGCACTGGACAGGGGACTCGACTGGCTCCTTGACGATCTCACCAGCCGGGTGGAGCACATACGGCACGCCCTGGTGCTGTCGAACGACGGTCTGGTGACCGGAGCCAGTACGGGGCTGGCACGTGAGGACGCGGAACATCTGGCGGCGGTCTCGTCCGGGCTGCACAGCCTCGCCCGCGGATCGGGACGGCACTTCCGCGCCGGAAAGGCCCGGCAGACCATGGTGGAGTTCGATGAGGCACTGCTCTTCGTGACGGCCGCCGGGGACGGCAGTTGTCTGTGCGTGCTGAGCGAGGCCGAGGCCGACGTGGGGCAGGTGGCGTACGAGATGACGCTGCTGGTCAACAAGGTCGGGGAACACCTCGGTGTGGCGGCGCGGCGGGACGGAAGCACCGGAATCAACCGGATCTGA
- a CDS encoding DUF6397 family protein: MPVTDAVRTSSVHTVAVSRAAAELVLKRGEFELAVHLGIVRVEARRGGGRPRVRQEEIDRLRTEDGFPGALRERVRTVGTAEGARLLGISPVRFTRLARAGCVTPVAFYLNRYRAVVWLYLAQELGGLAARSPELLVGRSPAWMRDRLDSGTDCRPRNWRSRRIERLLTLTDDPWARAAVAAQALDPAQLAEVVDDPYERAYFARVRPEPVFGPRGSSATRDAMARLMLAEEPDEILWRRVNLIMELDSARELRQAPRPGDERRPDLEALGRPPVPAEPFEPAEPSRPVAPTEPAKPGERVEQAEPAGDLARPAEPAVQGSPVGLLARLRLRRVRGYRHPRERAGRTAARLGGHHPSGRRRPVAGPRGGPGREGAVEGG; encoded by the coding sequence ATGCCGGTGACGGATGCAGTACGTACGAGCAGCGTCCACACGGTCGCCGTAAGCCGGGCGGCTGCGGAACTTGTCTTGAAACGAGGGGAGTTCGAGCTGGCGGTGCACCTGGGAATCGTCCGCGTGGAGGCGCGGCGGGGCGGAGGACGGCCCAGGGTCCGCCAGGAGGAGATCGACCGGCTTCGGACGGAGGACGGCTTCCCGGGGGCTCTGCGGGAGCGGGTGCGTACGGTGGGGACGGCGGAGGGCGCGCGGCTGCTCGGAATCAGCCCGGTCCGCTTCACCCGGCTGGCCCGCGCGGGATGTGTCACGCCGGTCGCCTTCTATCTCAATCGCTACCGGGCGGTGGTGTGGCTCTATCTCGCCCAGGAACTGGGCGGGCTTGCCGCCCGCTCGCCCGAACTGCTGGTGGGCAGGAGTCCGGCCTGGATGCGTGACCGTCTGGACTCCGGTACGGACTGCCGCCCGCGCAACTGGCGCTCGCGGAGGATCGAACGGCTGCTGACCCTCACCGACGATCCCTGGGCACGTGCGGCGGTCGCGGCCCAGGCGCTGGACCCGGCCCAGTTGGCCGAGGTGGTCGACGACCCGTACGAGCGCGCCTACTTCGCCAGGGTCCGGCCCGAGCCGGTCTTCGGACCACGGGGGTCGTCAGCCACGCGGGACGCGATGGCGCGCCTGATGCTCGCTGAGGAGCCGGACGAGATCCTCTGGCGGCGGGTCAACCTGATCATGGAGCTGGACAGTGCCCGTGAGCTCCGCCAGGCTCCGCGCCCCGGAGACGAACGGCGGCCGGACCTGGAGGCACTTGGCCGACCGCCTGTACCGGCCGAGCCGTTCGAGCCGGCTGAACCATCCCGGCCGGTTGCACCGACCGAACCGGCGAAACCGGGCGAACGGGTCGAACAGGCTGAACCGGCAGGCGATCTGGCCAGGCCCGCCGAACCGGCTGTACAGGGAAGCCCCGTCGGCCTGCTGGCCCGGCTCCGGCTGCGTCGGGTGCGCGGGTACCGGCATCCTCGGGAGCGTGCCGGCCGCACTGCTGCCCGCCTCGGCGGTCACCATCCGTCCGGCAGGCGCCGTCCGGTCGCCGGTCCGCGGGGAGGCCCGGGGCGGGAGGGCGCCGTGGAAGGCGGATAA
- a CDS encoding GNAT family N-acetyltransferase, with protein sequence MLIREATTGDWPAMWPFFHEIVSAGETFTYPLDLGEGDARDWWLIKSPNRTVVAVADDGTILGTAKMNRNHMGNGSHIASASYMVDPRHAGRGVGRALCEYTIDWARTAGYRAMQFNAVVETNTAAVGLYRSLGFEVLGTLPEGFHHPKQGFVGLHVMHRRL encoded by the coding sequence ATGTTGATCAGGGAAGCAACCACCGGGGACTGGCCGGCCATGTGGCCGTTCTTTCACGAAATCGTCTCCGCGGGCGAGACCTTCACCTACCCCCTCGACCTCGGGGAGGGTGACGCCCGGGACTGGTGGCTCATCAAGTCGCCGAACCGTACGGTCGTCGCGGTCGCCGACGACGGGACGATTCTGGGTACGGCGAAGATGAACAGAAACCACATGGGTAACGGCTCGCACATCGCGAGCGCCAGCTACATGGTCGACCCCCGGCACGCCGGACGCGGTGTGGGACGGGCCTTGTGCGAGTACACGATCGACTGGGCCCGCACGGCCGGGTACCGCGCCATGCAGTTCAACGCCGTGGTGGAGACGAACACCGCCGCGGTCGGGCTCTACCGCTCGCTCGGTTTCGAAGTCCTGGGCACGCTGCCCGAGGGTTTCCACCACCCCAAGCAGGGGTTCGTGGGACTGCATGTCATGCACCGACGGCTCTGA
- a CDS encoding LAETG motif-containing sortase-dependent surface protein: MTIPRRSLRAAGTLAAAAVVGLTGAVLTAGPAAAHTPTWDVTCTEVSLHLTAYNDKVTNQVTITVDGKELLPTESFGKGLDKTIDLPEHDKALTVHLSVKAGDGDQFSKEDTKQAPVCEGNTPTPTPSETKPSKPSEPSQKPTTAAPTPTDTPSETASSSAPAAATPSPSSPDLAETGSSSATPIIGGAAVAVLLAGGGIMWSVRKRRTAQH; encoded by the coding sequence ATGACCATACCCAGGAGATCGCTGCGTGCCGCGGGAACCCTCGCTGCCGCTGCGGTTGTCGGCCTGACCGGCGCGGTTCTCACCGCCGGCCCGGCCGCAGCTCACACCCCCACCTGGGACGTGACCTGTACCGAAGTGAGCCTTCACCTGACCGCGTACAACGACAAGGTCACCAACCAGGTGACCATCACCGTTGACGGTAAGGAACTGCTGCCCACGGAGAGCTTCGGCAAGGGGCTCGACAAGACGATCGACCTGCCCGAGCACGACAAGGCTCTGACGGTGCATCTGTCCGTCAAGGCCGGTGACGGCGACCAGTTCTCGAAGGAAGACACCAAGCAGGCACCGGTGTGCGAGGGCAACACGCCCACGCCGACGCCTTCCGAGACGAAGCCGTCCAAGCCGTCCGAGCCGTCCCAGAAGCCCACCACGGCGGCGCCCACCCCGACCGACACTCCCAGCGAGACCGCTTCGTCGTCTGCGCCCGCCGCAGCCACGCCGAGCCCCAGCTCGCCGGATCTGGCCGAGACCGGTTCGTCGTCCGCCACCCCCATCATCGGTGGCGCGGCTGTCGCCGTGCTGCTGGCCGGTGGCGGCATCATGTGGTCCGTGCGCAAGCGTCGCACCGCTCAGCACTGA
- a CDS encoding SpoIIE family protein phosphatase yields the protein MTDHDRPPIVPVRPSPLAEKTHNGDTGTAERLAMNRTGSFEWDLDARTLDIDEAGLLVFGLDPAAFDSQPESLLERLEPSERIRLDAAIDEAVKRGHSSYNVHFRVPIDKGGDQWTHIQARILRSSDGRAHRVVGVVRDATAEVTHSAFVLELEKRRQRQTDIVERTTSALSRAVTVDDVTAALTGPGGLARLGADGLALGLQDNATLNVIALSGDSLKVIDELGQGRLDRNFPLADTVLSGRPRFVSSLGALTRRYPVLEPYVGQLKFQAAAYLPLVAQARSLGGLALFYRERTAFNADERNLCLGLAAIVAQSLQRATLFDEEREFATGLQSTMLPRRIPDIEGGEIAVRYHAAWTGRQVGGDWYDVIALPKDRFGIVVGDVQGHDTHAAAIMGQLRIALRAYAGEGHPPSAVLARASRFLAELDTDRFATCTYAQVDLGTGTVRVVRAGHFGPLIRHTDGRVGSPQVRGGLPLGISTDFGDEEFHETRLDLVPGETLVLYTDGLVEEPGVEIDAGVRTLVHEVSAGPAGAEALADHLSDRLWERWGSGDDVALLVLRRSPDPGSPRAPRLHQYIHQADPEGLSDARTIVRQALTDWDMAELADDAELVTGELLVNVLLHTEGGAVLTLEVLPEPVRRVRLSVQDRSSAWPRRRTPGETATSGRGLLLLDAVATRWGIEPRGEGKAVWCEIGPAAPPTSPPVHRDTGTQQNR from the coding sequence ATGACCGATCACGACCGGCCACCGATCGTCCCCGTCAGACCCAGCCCGTTGGCCGAGAAGACGCACAACGGCGACACCGGGACGGCGGAGCGGCTTGCCATGAACCGCACCGGCAGTTTCGAGTGGGATCTCGATGCCCGGACGCTGGACATCGACGAGGCCGGTCTGCTGGTGTTCGGCCTGGACCCGGCCGCTTTCGACTCACAGCCCGAGTCCCTGCTGGAGCGGCTGGAGCCCTCGGAACGGATTCGGCTCGATGCGGCGATCGACGAGGCGGTCAAGCGCGGGCACAGCTCGTACAACGTCCACTTCCGGGTCCCGATCGACAAGGGCGGCGACCAGTGGACCCATATCCAGGCGCGCATCCTGCGCAGCTCGGACGGACGGGCGCACCGGGTGGTCGGGGTGGTGCGGGACGCGACGGCGGAAGTCACCCATTCGGCCTTCGTGCTGGAACTGGAAAAGCGCCGTCAGCGCCAGACCGACATAGTTGAACGCACAACGAGCGCGTTGTCGCGGGCGGTGACCGTGGACGATGTGACGGCCGCGCTGACGGGACCGGGCGGTCTGGCACGGCTGGGCGCCGACGGCCTCGCGCTCGGTCTGCAGGACAACGCCACGCTGAATGTCATCGCTCTGAGCGGCGACTCCCTGAAGGTGATCGACGAGCTGGGGCAGGGCCGTCTCGACCGGAATTTCCCGCTGGCCGACACCGTACTCAGCGGCCGGCCACGCTTCGTGAGCTCGCTCGGCGCGCTCACCCGGCGCTATCCGGTACTGGAACCGTATGTGGGGCAGCTGAAGTTCCAGGCCGCGGCCTACCTGCCGCTCGTCGCACAGGCGCGTTCACTCGGCGGACTGGCGCTCTTCTACCGCGAGCGCACGGCCTTCAACGCCGACGAGCGCAACCTGTGTCTGGGGCTGGCCGCCATCGTCGCCCAGTCCCTCCAGCGGGCCACGCTCTTCGACGAGGAACGGGAATTCGCCACCGGTCTCCAGTCCACGATGCTGCCCCGGCGGATCCCTGACATCGAGGGCGGAGAGATCGCCGTCCGCTATCACGCGGCATGGACCGGCCGTCAGGTCGGCGGCGACTGGTACGACGTGATCGCACTGCCGAAGGACCGTTTCGGAATCGTGGTGGGCGACGTGCAGGGCCATGACACGCATGCGGCCGCGATCATGGGCCAGCTGCGGATCGCGCTGCGCGCTTACGCAGGGGAGGGGCATCCGCCGTCGGCGGTGCTGGCCCGGGCGTCCCGGTTCCTCGCCGAACTGGACACGGACCGGTTCGCCACCTGTACGTACGCCCAGGTCGATCTCGGCACCGGAACGGTACGGGTGGTGCGGGCCGGTCACTTCGGTCCGCTGATCCGGCACACGGACGGCCGGGTCGGCAGCCCGCAGGTACGCGGGGGCCTGCCCCTGGGCATCTCGACCGATTTCGGGGACGAGGAGTTCCACGAGACCAGGCTCGACCTGGTCCCCGGCGAGACGCTGGTCCTGTACACCGATGGTCTGGTGGAGGAGCCCGGCGTCGAGATCGACGCGGGGGTACGCACGCTCGTCCACGAGGTGAGCGCCGGTCCGGCGGGGGCGGAGGCGCTTGCCGATCATCTGTCGGACCGGCTGTGGGAGCGTTGGGGCTCGGGCGACGACGTCGCGTTGCTGGTGTTGCGCCGCAGTCCGGACCCGGGCTCGCCCCGGGCGCCCCGGCTGCATCAGTACATCCACCAGGCCGACCCGGAGGGGCTCTCCGACGCACGGACGATCGTGCGCCAGGCCCTGACCGACTGGGACATGGCCGAACTCGCGGACGATGCCGAGCTGGTAACCGGGGAACTGCTGGTGAATGTGCTGCTGCACACGGAGGGCGGAGCAGTGCTCACGCTGGAAGTACTGCCGGAACCGGTACGGCGGGTGCGGCTGTCGGTACAGGACCGCTCCAGCGCATGGCCCAGGCGCCGGACACCAGGTGAGACAGCCACTTCAGGCCGGGGTCTGCTCCTCCTGGACGCCGTGGCGACGCGGTGGGGCATCGAGCCCCGCGGCGAGGGGAAGGCGGTCTGGTGCGAGATCGGCCCGGCTGCGCCGCCCACGTCCCCTCCGGTGCACAGGGACACGGGGACACAGCAGAACCGGTGA
- a CDS encoding enoyl-CoA hydratase/isomerase family protein: MNHEDPVLLHTEGRIRHITLNRPRALNALNHTMVQRMAEALDAAEQADSVAAVLLTGAGERGLCAGGDIRAIRDDALAGGGTARDFWRDEYRLNARIARFPKPYVAIMDGIVMGGGVGVSAHGSIRIVTERSRIAMPETGIGFVPDVGGTYLLSRAPGELGTHLALTGEAVGAADALLCGLADHFVPSRELSGLIAALDVCTTPADVVATAERYAGAAPAGELAAQRDWIDSCYSAGTVEEIVERLADHGMPAAKEASVTILAKSPTSLKVTLEAVRRARRLDGLEAVLDQEFRVSSTAFTRPDMVEGVRAQIVDKDRDPQWNPAELAEVTEADVARFFAPLGDGELGLGPGAPAAR; encoded by the coding sequence ATGAACCACGAGGATCCCGTCCTGCTGCACACCGAGGGGCGCATCCGTCACATCACACTCAACCGGCCCCGAGCCCTGAACGCGCTGAACCACACCATGGTGCAGCGCATGGCGGAAGCGCTCGACGCGGCGGAACAGGCCGACTCGGTCGCCGCCGTGCTGCTCACGGGGGCGGGGGAGCGGGGGCTCTGCGCCGGCGGTGACATCCGCGCCATCCGCGATGACGCCCTGGCCGGCGGCGGGACCGCACGGGACTTCTGGCGTGACGAGTACCGGCTCAACGCCCGTATCGCCCGGTTCCCCAAGCCGTACGTCGCGATCATGGACGGCATCGTGATGGGCGGCGGTGTCGGTGTCTCGGCCCACGGCTCGATCCGGATCGTCACGGAGCGTTCGCGCATCGCGATGCCCGAGACCGGTATCGGGTTCGTCCCGGACGTGGGCGGCACATACCTGCTGAGCAGGGCGCCCGGCGAGCTCGGCACTCACCTGGCGCTCACCGGGGAAGCAGTCGGCGCGGCGGACGCGCTGCTGTGCGGGCTCGCCGACCACTTCGTGCCGTCGCGGGAGCTTTCCGGCCTGATCGCCGCCCTGGACGTCTGCACCACGCCCGCCGACGTCGTCGCGACGGCGGAGCGGTACGCCGGGGCAGCCCCGGCTGGTGAGCTGGCCGCACAGCGCGACTGGATCGACTCCTGCTACAGCGCCGGCACCGTCGAGGAGATCGTCGAGCGCCTCGCCGACCACGGGATGCCCGCCGCGAAGGAGGCCTCGGTGACGATCCTGGCGAAGTCGCCGACCTCGCTCAAGGTGACGCTGGAGGCCGTTCGCAGGGCCCGGCGCCTCGATGGTCTGGAAGCTGTTCTCGACCAGGAGTTCCGGGTCTCGTCCACCGCCTTCACCCGGCCCGACATGGTGGAGGGCGTACGCGCCCAGATCGTCGACAAGGACCGTGATCCGCAGTGGAACCCCGCCGAACTCGCCGAGGTCACCGAGGCGGACGTGGCGCGGTTCTTCGCACCGCTGGGGGACGGCGAACTCGGTCTCGGCCCCGGAGCCCCGGCGGCCCGCTGA